ATTAtaagtattattattattattattattattattatttgtgTGGTTAAAATAATAAGCATTATTTCCTAATTGCCcttgtttattttttatatcttgTGTCTTtgtaaatttattattacgatatatattattaaacTGGTTTGTATTCATTTGTTCATTATTCATATCATGATTAATCTGATTACttgttatattttgattatttctataaggattttgatatatattgtcaaaatattttttatttgaatcaatattttcattgttattttttatattaaatcTATCTGAC
This DNA window, taken from Plasmodium gaboni strain SY75 chromosome Unknown, whole genome shotgun sequence, encodes the following:
- a CDS encoding putative protein kinase, with translation NNNNNIPSVFKYDDIINNNDYKNFNIEHNHKHINYFNSNTNNINNNNNNKNNNNSNNNSNNSNKFNLLNSAKNSYTWSDRFNIKNNNENIDSNKKYFDNIYQNPYRNNQNITSNQINHDMNNEQMNTNQFNNIYRNNKFTKTQDIKNKQGQLGNNAYYFNHTNNNNNNNNNNTYN